One Rhinolophus sinicus isolate RSC01 linkage group LG06, ASM3656204v1, whole genome shotgun sequence DNA window includes the following coding sequences:
- the ARL14EP gene encoding ARL14 effector protein codes for MMDPCSVGVQLRTTNECHKTYYTRHTGFKTLQELSSNDMLLLQLRTGMTLSGNNTICFHHAKIYIERFEDLQKSCCDPFNIHKKLAKKNLHVIDLDDATFLSAKFGRQLVPGWKLCPKCTQIINGSVDVDSEDRQRRKPDSDGRTAKALRSLQFANPGKQTEFAPETGKREKRRLTKNASAGSDRQVIPAKSKVYDSQGLLIFSGMDLCDCLDEDCLGCFYACPACGSTKCGAECRCDRKWLYEQIEIEGGEIIHNKHAG; via the exons ATGATGGATCCATGTTCAGTTGGAGTCCAGCTTCGTACCACAAACGAGTGCCATAAAACCTACTATACTCGTCATACAGGTTTCAAGACTTTGCAAGAATTGTCATCAAATGATATGCTTTTACTTCAACTGAGGACTGGAATGACACTTTCTGGGAACAATACAATTTGCTTTCATCATGCAAAAATTTACATTGAGAGATTTGAGGATTTGCAGAAGTCATGTTGTGACCCATTTAACATACACAAAAAACTAGCCAAAAAAAATTTGCATGTAATTGACTTAGATGATGCCACTTTTCTGAGCGCAAAATTTGGCAGACAGCTGGTACCTGGTTGGAAGCTTTGTCCCAAATGTACGCAGATCATTAATGGAAGTGTGGATGTTGACTCTGAAGACCGGCAGAGGAGAAAACCTGACTCAGAT GGAAGAACTGCTAAAGCTTTGAGGTCATTACAGTTTGCAAACCCAGGAAAGCAAACTGAATTTGCTCCAGAAActggtaaaagagaaaaaagaaggctTACAAAGAATGCATCTGCTGGTTCAGACAG ACAAGTGATACCAGCAAAGAGTAAGGTCTATGATAGCCAGGGCCTCCTCATTTTCAGCGGGATGGACCTCTGCGACTGCCTTGATGAAGACTGCTTAGGATGCTTCTATGCGTGTCCTGCCTGTGGTTCTACCAAGTGTGGGGCTGAGTGTCGCTGTGACCGCAAGTGGCTGTACGAGCAGATTGAAATCGAAGGAGGAGAAATCATTCATAATAAACATGCTGGATAA